AGTCTGTACGCAATTGAAACTCTATAGCAAAAAGGATTACTATCAAGGCAACAATTCGGATATTGTGGCAACGGATTCGCAAAAGAACACAGTCTatttgttggccaaaaagcaTGGCATTGAAAATCCGGAAACCTTTGCGCTGCTCTTAGCCAAACATTTTcttaataaatatgcgcatGTGCAGCAGGCTCATGTGCATGTTGAGGCTTATCCTTGGCAGCGCATTTGCCAGGATGATATACATGGCACTGAGCTGGAAAAGACAGGTGCTGGCAACTTTAGTGCTCATGGCCATCGCAGGCTGCATAATCTTTTCACCTGTGGCGCAGCATTATTGCGATGTGGTGATGAAACGTGATGGTGAGTTGGCCAGGCCTTAGTTaataactaattatttaatgtcttTTTACTTAAGATCCCAAGCAAACAGTCATTAGCGGCATTAAGGGCTTGCGCGTGCTGAAGACTACGCAATCCTCGTTTGTTAATTTCATTGACGATGAGTTCCGTTCGCTACCCGATCAGCATGATCGTCTCTTCAGCACAGTGGTGGACTGTTCCTGGCAGTACTCTGATACGGAAACGGTAAACTTTAGCGCCGCCTGgctgctgatcaagaatattaTACTTCAAAACTTTGCGGGTGATCCGAATGTGGGAGTTGCCTCACCTTCCGTGCAGCATACGCTTTACCTTACCCAGAAGCAGGTGCTGGAAGTGCTGCCTCAAGTCTCAGTTATCCTAATGACCATGCCCAACAAGCATTACCTAAACTTTGATACGAAGCCCTTCCAGCAAGTGGTGCCTGGCGATAATAATGAAGTCTTTATACCTGTGGACAAGCCACATGGCACCATCTATGCTGAGTTGACGCGCAAGCAACTAAGAAGCCatctataaattaaagtattagctttagttagtgcaattgttaattaaaattaacatttttacacaaattttatgtttgctatGTTACAGTGATTGCAAAAAgcttgttgttaaatttatttatattcatgcgcttagtttaattaaatgacaGCAAATACAGTTTGCCACACTGTGCTGAGAGCATAAGAAACATGCATAAAAGAATTTGttatcaaaagaaaaaaagctcAAGAGAGGCCGCCACATGCTCTCATACGTTTTTATCTTAAGCCCAAAATGTTTGTGAGAATCTGATGCAATAGCGCAGACGATTTGAGTCAGCCGCAAGCgaaaagagagagggagagagtaaCTTCGGTTGGGAAACAACCGCTAAATATTCTGACTACCAGCAGAGACGAGTTACCGGCAGTGGGGCGCCTGTTGAATTTAGTTGGCAACGCTGCCGTAGCGAGAGCAGCTGTTCATGGCGCGAGTGTGTCTctcataatttttttgttgttgccgcgtGGACAAGCCATAGCACATGGTTATGTTCAGTTTAGTTCAGACGTTCTCTTGTGCGCGGGGTTTATGTTGTTAAAACTATTatcaaaaacataaacaattgaattgatttataaTCAAACAGTGACCAAAGAAAATGGATGAGTTATCTGACTTCATTAGTGGGTAAGCATTAGTGTCGCAttggcagacacacacatatacacatacacatgtactgtatatgtatgtatgtagattcTACAAGTGTCTAATTATAGCGGTAAATGTGCAATGCCGCTGTTATTTTTAGAAGTAatattggtttttttttacaccCACACTACTGATATGAGAAATATCTGCTGGCACAGCACGTAAACAAATGGcgtgcattaaataaattgaataaatatttagcacaaCTCATGATCAATTGAAAGCTTGAAATTCAATAGTataattaagaatttattatacaacATAACGTGCCAAACATCAAAggatattttaaataaaacatgacAGCTCAAGACAAAGCCTAAGCCTTAGCAAAGGAAAATCAGTTTAACCTTAATCATCTTGAAGAAGTTTTTTAGGGGTTGATTATAAAGAGATGCATGTGCGATCTACTGTTGTAGttaatatattgtattaaCAAAAAGTACAGCAATTGCAGATTAATCATGCATGATCATAATTAGTTAAGTCTATAGTCTCTTGACCAGCTGATCAGCAAACTGAATCAGATCAAAAGTCAGTTCTGTttactaacaacaaaaataaaatcgttGCGGTTTCAAGTCATGatttttgatatattataaactatatagcGCACCATAAAGAAACAATCAAAATCACCCAAAGTGTGGCGAACAATTTTCACTTTCTATACTCACCACGATGTGAAGCTCCGTTAGTATTTAACGGCGTTCGCAGTCACGCCAATTTCTCAGACGTAATATAAGCCCAAGTCAATCGAGTAGTCATATTTAATTGGAAACGCTATACGCAGCTATTTGATATAGTGTAAAATGAATCAATCAAACTAATaatgtgttttatattttgatatttaatacaaaaatattaaaaacttcaGTTTCGGCATATAAAAGTGTAAAATTGCCCTTAATAAGTTTGCAAGGATTTTGAATAAGGTAAGCTAGTGCGCCAGTTCCAGTTAAGAcctgctgcaatttgtgcttGTGTTTCATCCAAACTACTGTTGGTTATTTCCAGTAATATGCTGAACTGTAATTAATTCCAGTCTTGCATATGTAATTCCAGTTGATTCTTGTAAGCCAGCAATTCAATCAatcatgcattttttattgttttctttttaatattagATCACAAGACTCTACATTAAACGATTGTGAGCTTAAGTTAAACGCGCATTAACACTCGCTTACTAATTATTTTACGACTTAGTGGTCATAAAATCCGTGTCATGGTACGAGTCCAAACGATCCCACCCACCGCGACCCCATTTTGCGAAAGTTTACAAAAGTTTAACATAGAATAAACGAACGTGTTAATATTTCGTTTCGATTAACATGGCTATACAAGTGTTTTCGTTTAGctcagcaaataatttgcccTTAAAACAGTGGCGTCAACCCAAAGAGGGGGTTAAAGCCAAAGCATCTATATTAAGCTGTCGCTGCTTTTTCTTGCAGCATGCCCAACTGGAGCGTGACCAATGTATTCCGCGTGCTTACTCGCCGCAAGCCGCTGGAGGACTCCAGCGAGTCCAAGCTGGCCAAAGTGCTGAGCGCCTTTGATTTGACTGCGCTGGGCATTGGCAGCACGCTTGGTGTGGGCGTCTATGTGCTGGCTGGTGAAGTATCCAAGAGTCATGCGGGTCCAGCTGTTGTTATTAGTTTTCTAATCGCCGCCGTCGCCTCCATCTTTGCTGGACTTTGCTATGCGGAATTTGGTGCACGTGTGCCCAAGGCGGGCTCCGCTTATATTTACAGCTATGTCACCATTGGCGAGTTCATTGCGTTTCTCATCGGCTGGAATCTCATTTTGGAATACGCAATCGGTACGTACATTTGCTTTATTGGCATCGCCGACGCCGCCGACAGTTGCTTgatcaatttaattgattcgcatttggcaaaatattcaattttgattaatttgttcGGTTTTTTGTTGCAGGTTCCGCGAGTGTTGTCAAAGGTCTGAGCACGTATCTGGACTCGCTTTGTGGCTACGCTATGCGTGACTTTCTGGCGGAGCATCTACCCATCAATATACAAGGCCTGAGCGCGTATCCAGatctatttgcttttattgtcaCCATTGTGTTCTCCTGGGCAATAGCTGCGGGCGCCAAGGAGTCCACACGCGTTAACAATGTGTTCACCATGCTGAATCTGGGCGTGGTGCTGTTTGTCATCATTGCGGGACTCTTCAAGGGTAAGTACAGTCAGTTAGTTTCGATTTATAACTGGTATTAATCGTTTGCGCCTTTAGTTTCTATAAGCAACTGGACCATACCCAAGTCGGAAGTGCCTGAGGGCTATGGCGATGGCGGCTTTATGCCCTATGGCGTCTCTGGCATTATCAAGGGCgcagctgtttgtttttacGGCTTTATTGGCTTCGATTGCATTGCTACCGCTGGCGAGGAGGCAAAGAATCCCAAAAAGTCCATTCCCTTTGCTGTCATCGTGTCGCTGGCCATGATCTTTCTTGCCTACTTTGGCGTCTCCACTGTGCTCACCATGATGCTGCCGTACTTCTCTCAAGATGAGAGCGCTCCACTGCCGCATGTATTCCGCATTTATGGCTGGCATGTGGCGGAGTATGTGGTTACCATTGGCGCTATGTTTGGCCTGTGCGCCAGTTTAATGGGCGCCATGTTTCCACTGCCGCGCATTGTCTTTGCCATGTCCAATGATGGATTGCTGTTTAAATTCCTTGGCGAGATTAGCACCAAGTACAAGACGCCATTCAAGGGCACCATGATCACGGGACTGCTCACTGGCATACTTGCTGCCATCTTCAATCTCAGTCAGCTGGTTAATATGATGTCCATTGGCACATTGCTAGCCTATTCCATGGTGGCCAGCTGCGTGCTCATCTTGCGCTACGATGTGGATGAGCGTCGTGAGTCTCGCATTATGAGCAATGGACTCAGCCATACACCAGAGCAGCCTTGTGCGCTCTGGCGCCGCCTCTTCAATCTCAATCGCCAAACCGTTGCCAATAAGCAATCCTCACGCGTCGTCACTGTGCTGGTTACACTCTTCTGTAAGATGCGCCCACtgctcatttgtttatgttatttattaaaattattattgcagctGCCTGGTGTCTGGTGTTCTCACAAATTCTAACCAAATTCGAGGAAGATCTGGAGCATGTTACGCACTttgatgtgctgctgcttattgtgGCTGGCATTCCATTGGTTGTTATGCTCTATATGATTCATCGTCAACCCACCTCGGGCGTGCAGTTGTCCTTCAAGGTGCCACTGGTGCCTTGGCTGCCTGGCATCTCCATACTCATCAACATCTATCTGATGATCAAGCTGGATATACTCACCTGGGTGCGCTTTGCCATTTGGATTAGCATTGGCTTGGCCATCTTCTTGGCCTATGGCATACGTCACAGTCGTCTGCGTCAGCGCGAGCAGCGCAACAGTTCCATAACCATGCTGAGCGTCTCCAGCGaaactgcgctgctgcagcgtgcCAAATATGGGGATAGCCCCAGTTTAGGTAATGATATTCAACTCAAATTTTTGCCCAGCTCGGCCTGAGTACTTTAGATGTTGCAaagacattttttttattatttgttgtattaaaaCATAGCTATAAGTTGCATATTTTATcatcacacatacacacgctactatatttatatgcatgtaaatataGAGCCAGCAATTCCGCTTGTAATAATCACACGTATAGTTGTTAGATAGAACCAAAAATGTAAGCGTCATGTACAAGCAAATAGGCAATAAGTGAATacacatttgtatttattgagtaattaattaaatatttattattgtctcagagaaaacatttgtaaatgcgttttaaagtaaaataaacaagtaaACAGCAGTTACTGTTTGAAATTTCAAGATGCGCGCGCGCTCTGAACAAAGTATCGATGCTAGCGATGCTAACGTTGCGATATATCGCTAAGATAAACTCCGTGATTTAGGGTGACCATTTCAGTAACTCGTTACTGAAGCGCGCGTCGCAGTTTTGCTTAATcagttgtttaatttaaaatttgtaataataaacatgCTTGCTAGCAAAATTAATGCGAATTAAGAGACAACTGCAATATTATCATACAATTATATtgagctattgttgttgtttatgatAACGCAAAGACAAGCAAAGTTACAAGGTTATTGGCAGCACGATATCTAATTTGTAAGTTCAAGTTTCCCTTTAGCTATTGACACGAGATAACTTGTTGATCTTGTTGTCTATATGCAACAAGTAGGGATGCCTAGCAACGACTTGTAAACAAGGCATTTGGCTCAAGTTCAGCTGTTGCATTGGCAACGCCTAAATTCAATGGAATGTTTAATCGATGCTCATTCGAAGGATACAAAACACACGAGcttgcagtttaatttaagaaaattgctaaaaatatgtcgcgctacaaatattaataattaaataattaagttaacaAGTTAAATAAGCACTAAGCCATGGGAAATACGGAGAGCAATGTGACCAGTGGCGTCAAGAAGCAGGCGGGAGTTTCCACGCAGGCACTCTACAAATTTGTGAATCTCAAGGGCGGCGGTCTGCTGGTGGACATGATGAAACGCGCTTGTCAGACCAAACAGTTTGCCGAGATTGATCATGCAATCAAAACGAAAGTGGAACCTTTTCTATATAACAAAGGCGCAGGTCGATATTTTCCCATATCCAAGTTGGTGCTGCTGCGTAATCGCGACAGGCCACGCACACGGCAATTGCCAGAGATACGTGCGCTAGAGAATCCCGATGATGATTTCAATATACACGACTACTGTCCCGAGGTGTCCGAGGCGGAGTATATATCCAATCCCACAGCATATCGCTTTGTCTGCTGGGATTTGAATGTAAGTTGCAGATTTCCATTCAAATCCAAGCTTGGAGCATATTACTAGtgcagcttttcttttttcagaTGCGCGGCGCTGTGGGCGAAACTATTTTGCATCTTTGTCTATTGAATGCTACATCCTTGCATGCTGATCTGGCCAAGCGTTTGCTCAAGTTCTATCCCAAGCTTATACTGGATATTTATATGAGCGATGAGTATTATGGCGAAAGCGTGCTGCATATAGCCATTGTCAATGAGGATCCAGCTATGGTTAAGTATTTGTTAGATGCTAATGCGGATGTGCAGGAGCGGTGAGTCATCAATTATATGAATGtagctataataataatttatattgacagctgctgcggcgcttTTATGTCTGCGGAGGATACCAAAGCTTCGCGCACGGATTCACCAGATCATGAGTATGTAGCGCTAACGCCCATGACCAACTATGATGGCTATGTCTACTGGGGCGAGTATCCTTTAAGCTTTGCTGCCTGTTTGTCACAAGTAAGCGAAGTGCACTTAATGAAAACTTTTACTTATGCGCTTGCGCTTTTAGGAAGAATGTTTTCGTTTGGTGCTGGCTCGCGGCGCAGATCCTGACTTCCAGGACACCAATGGCAACACTGTGCTGCATATGCTGGTTATCTATGAAAAGCTGGAAATGTTTGATGTTGCTTATGAAGTGGGTGGCAATATACATTTGCGCAATATGCAAAATCTCACGCCGCTGATGTTGGCTGCCAAGCTGGGACGCGTGGAAATGTTTTTCCATGTCATGAGCATAGAGCGTGAAATATATTGGCAGCTGGGCAGCATTACCTGTGCAGCATATCCACTGCTTATGATTGATACCATTAATCAGGATACGGGCAATATAAACAAGGACTCTGTGCtcaattttgttgtgtttggtGATAAGTTGGAGCATTTGGAGCTGCTGGATGGCGTCGTTATTGATTTGCTCAAGACCAAATGGGATACTTTCTGCAAATCGCGCTTCTATAAGCAATTctatatgtttgctttttactttCTTATATCGCTGTTTAGTTTTATACTGCGTCCTGGACCGGAGGCtaaggatgatgatgatgagcaggAGGATGGCGCAGCAGCTAATGCGAGTGCTCGTcatgatttatatataaatggcTCGCTTAGTCAGCACACCAAGCGTGGCACTTCCAATGTG
The DNA window shown above is from Drosophila busckii strain San Diego stock center, stock number 13000-0081.31 chromosome 3L, ASM1175060v1, whole genome shotgun sequence and carries:
- the LOC108598197 gene encoding LOW QUALITY PROTEIN: uricase-like (The sequence of the model RefSeq protein was modified relative to this genomic sequence to represent the inferred CDS: inserted 2 bases in 1 codon) — translated: MTLKQQQYEITNHGYGKDAVKILHVNRQGPVHTIQEFEVCTQLKLYSKKDYYQGNNSDIVATDSQKNTVYLLAKKHGIENPETFALLLAKHFLNKYAHVQQAHVHVEAYPWQRICQDDIHGTELEKTGAGNFSAHGHRRLHNXFSPVAQHYCDVVMKRDDPKQTVISGIKGLRVLKTTQSSFVNFIDDEFRSLPDQHDRLFSTVVDCSWQYSDTETVNFSAAWLLIKNIILQNFAGDPNVGVASPSVQHTLYLTQKQVLEVLPQVSVILMTMPNKHYLNFDTKPFQQVVPGDNNEVFIPVDKPHGTIYAELTRKQLRSHL
- the LOC108600351 gene encoding transient receptor potential cation channel subfamily V member 6 — its product is MGNTESNVTSGVKKQAGVSTQALYKFVNLKGGGLLVDMMKRACQTKQFAEIDHAIKTKVEPFLYNKGAGRYFPISKLVLLRNRDRPRTRQLPEIRALENPDDDFNIHDYCPEVSEAEYISNPTAYRFVCWDLNMRGAVGETILHLCLLNATSLHADLAKRLLKFYPKLILDIYMSDEYYGESVLHIAIVNEDPAMVKYLLDANADVQERCCGAFMSAEDTKASRTDSPDHEYVALTPMTNYDGYVYWGEYPLSFAACLSQEECFRLVLARGADPDFQDTNGNTVLHMLVIYEKLEMFDVAYEVGGNIHLRNMQNLTPLMLAAKLGRVEMFFHVMSIEREIYWQLGSITCAAYPLLMIDTINQDTGNINKDSVLNFVVFGDKLEHLELLDGVVIDLLKTKWDTFCKSRFYKQFYMFAFYFLISLFSFILRPGPEAKDDDDEQEDGAAANASARHDLYINGSLSQHTKRGTSNVEYKTFWLNFTEYYDPNEVETLPAWWQSYAQCPLMNLESDLAKLRIIAELINFVGAILYLLVALREARFLGYKMFIENLMTAPSRVMFLFSCALMMTIPWLRVSCATEIDDHVTVVIMLTTAPYFLFFCRGFKTVGPFVVMIYRMVMGDLLRFVSIYLVFVMGFSQAFYIIFLTFDNPSTPEDQDAETNPMPSPMESIVAMFLMSLTNFGDYYGAMVSTQHEYEAKILFFLFMTIVSVLLVNMLIAMMGNTYQKIAEIRNEWQRQWARIVLVVERSVPPAERLKNFMNYSQSMSDGRRALVLRLNMTDEEKEEMKEVQETKRIHQRFSKKRQMEREARALRRQQEYEKFFGSAPKSADSLDNHQV
- the LOC108600352 gene encoding high affinity cationic amino acid transporter 1 isoform X2, whose product is MPNWSVTNVFRVLTRRKPLEDSSESKLAKVLSAFDLTALGIGSTLGVGVYVLAGEVSKSHAGPAVVISFLIAAVASIFAGLCYAEFGARVPKAGSAYIYSYVTIGEFIAFLIGWNLILEYAIGSASVVKGLSTYLDSLCGYAMRDFLAEHLPINIQGLSAYPDLFAFIVTIVFSWAIAAGAKESTRVNNVFTMLNLGVVLFVIIAGLFKVSISNWTIPKSEVPEGYGDGGFMPYGVSGIIKGAAVCFYGFIGFDCIATAGEEAKNPKKSIPFAVIVSLAMIFLAYFGVSTVLTMMLPYFSQDESAPLPHVFRIYGWHVAEYVVTIGAMFGLCASLMGAMFPLPRIVFAMSNDGLLFKFLGEISTKYKTPFKGTMITGLLTGILAAIFNLSQLVNMMSIGTLLAYSMVASCVLILRYDVDERRESRIMSNGLSHTPEQPCALWRRLFNLNRQTVANKQSSRVVTVLVTLFSAWCLVFSQILTKFEEDLEHVTHFDVLLLIVAGIPLVVMLYMIHRQPTSGVQLSFKVPLVPWLPGISILINIYLMIKLDILTWVRFAIWISIGLAIFLAYGIRHSRLRQREQRNSSITMLSVSSETALLQRAKYGDSPSLGNDIQLKFLPSSA
- the LOC108600352 gene encoding high affinity cationic amino acid transporter 1 isoform X1, encoding MDELSDFISGMPNWSVTNVFRVLTRRKPLEDSSESKLAKVLSAFDLTALGIGSTLGVGVYVLAGEVSKSHAGPAVVISFLIAAVASIFAGLCYAEFGARVPKAGSAYIYSYVTIGEFIAFLIGWNLILEYAIGSASVVKGLSTYLDSLCGYAMRDFLAEHLPINIQGLSAYPDLFAFIVTIVFSWAIAAGAKESTRVNNVFTMLNLGVVLFVIIAGLFKVSISNWTIPKSEVPEGYGDGGFMPYGVSGIIKGAAVCFYGFIGFDCIATAGEEAKNPKKSIPFAVIVSLAMIFLAYFGVSTVLTMMLPYFSQDESAPLPHVFRIYGWHVAEYVVTIGAMFGLCASLMGAMFPLPRIVFAMSNDGLLFKFLGEISTKYKTPFKGTMITGLLTGILAAIFNLSQLVNMMSIGTLLAYSMVASCVLILRYDVDERRESRIMSNGLSHTPEQPCALWRRLFNLNRQTVANKQSSRVVTVLVTLFSAWCLVFSQILTKFEEDLEHVTHFDVLLLIVAGIPLVVMLYMIHRQPTSGVQLSFKVPLVPWLPGISILINIYLMIKLDILTWVRFAIWISIGLAIFLAYGIRHSRLRQREQRNSSITMLSVSSETALLQRAKYGDSPSLGNDIQLKFLPSSA